In Amphiprion ocellaris isolate individual 3 ecotype Okinawa chromosome 2, ASM2253959v1, whole genome shotgun sequence, the genomic stretch ctatttatcaTTTGAGATTTATCTCACTGTAAAACAGCAGTAATAGAAGAATGCAATAGAAgctttaagtttaaaaaatgcattattgtgACTGTTTTTTCAAGATTCCTGTCTTCAAAAGGCCACAAACAGGGATGGACGGAGCTGGAACACAACACAATTGATGGCTTTGGTCTTTCGGCGAAATGCGATTTTTTCTGTCCCACCCAAAGACTGGATTTATAAGATGGACAAAGACATGCTGACGTCATTTATTGGTTTGTGGACAAACTTTTGGGGGCTTAAGTTTGGAATTTGGCCAACTCTGGTTTAAATTCTTTAAATCATACTTGGCAAGCGAGGCGTTGATCTGACTGAAAACTCCAGGACTCTATGCATGCCGATACTGTAGCCTCACCCTAAATACCCTGCTCTACCacctattttcctctaaatgggacTGAAATTTACTAAATTAACATCAAGCTGTACTGAATAAATCTTGGAACTAGCAAATAAGACTATCaactagggctgccacaaacgacgcgtcgacgaatcgcctgagcacgatacgtcatcaaaagcggaagtgagtgcgcaatgcaacagaaatcaccgtccgagtggagcgcggaacacgcatggacatccgcgctgtatcgtgcatatatagtatatgcacgatgcgacgcggatgtccgcgctgtatcgtaaacgcggatgtccacgctgtattgtgcgtatataatatatgcatatactatatatgcacgatacagcgcggatgtccatgcgtgttccgcgctgcactcggacggtgatttctgttgcattgcgcgctcacttccgcttttgatgacgtatcgtgctcaggcgattagtcgacgcgtcgtttgtggcagccctactaTCAACTCATTGgaaaaatgttcactgaggtaacaAATGAAGGGAGAAGTTGGGTCAtattctcatagacttctatacaatctgacttattctccccctgctggccactagaaagaatgcaggtttataAGGCTCTTTGGCATTGGCCTcacatcttttatatacagccATTAGCTCTACCAAAATTTAGATAAGCAAACTACCACCAGTTTCAGGAGTATCATGCTGCATTATAAGTGGAAATGTGGGGAAGAGTTAGGttcatttgctttaaaaataattttaaaaaactacacCAGCAGCTCTACAGCTCCCAAACTAGAATATAATCAACACAGTACCTATAACAATATTCATCCGATTGAGTCGAATTGGAAGTTTGCATCATTGTTAATATATGATGACTTTTGggcaagaatttaaaaaaaaaagactctttaataTTGAAGTGAAAAGAGATTTCTACAAATTAATGtcttttaattaaaatctaACATGTAAAAGAGGTGACCGCGTGGCTATTTACCCtcttttaaatgacacaaatacatTGGCATCATCTAAATACTAACAAAGGGCATAAAAACTTACGCAAAACTTATCTTACACTTTATACTATTAATTAACATTACTTTGTACAAATCACTTTTGCCCTTCCTTGttaattcttgtcaaaaaagccagtTGTACCACATATAAAAGCAACTATTTGTGCTTTTAATGGGCGCATACTTACAATGCAAGCAGCAGAAACCTCAGACAGTCTGTACAGTGTAACGCGGTGGAGGTGCTGCACAGTTTTTATCCCCAAGCTACCGGTTCTTTATAAAGCTCCTGCCTTCAGCTGAATAGCTTTgcatatttactgtacagacaTGAGCGTGGCtttgatcttctcatctaactctcccCAAAAAGGCAAATAAGAGAAGACATCCATAAGACATGATTGCTAGTTTTATCCTCAGATATATTCTCCTTAAAGTGCATTTCTTTATATTGATCTGAGGCCTCCACCTAGAATCTACTTTACTTACAGTCTAGAATCTCTGCTTGAGAACAGGATTTGTGCGTCTTCATCGTCGTCATCGTCGTCTCCCTCCTCATCTACAaactcctcgtcttcctcctcctgctcgtCTCTTTTGCTGGTGGttgcctcttcctcctcgtctttgTAATAATGTTCGTCGGCGTCTTGTCCGGGTCGCGTGTCGATCATAAACAGTCCTTCAACAGATGCGGCTGCTGCTTCCGATTTGTTGGAAGTTTCTCCTCTCgactccacctcctcctcttcctcagaaACTTCCctctcctcatcttcatcatcttcttcctcctcactgCTGTCCAACAGGCTGATGACTTGTTTATTTTGAACCACGACGTCTTTGGGTTCCTGCTCGGGTTCAGGATCTACCGTGACCTTCTGCTGCTGGCTCCATGTGACCTGGATGGACTCAACCACCTGCTGAGTGTCTGTCTCCAACGTGCTGACTTCtattttctcctcctcaccGGGCTGGGTTTCCTCAGCAGCATCCAGAAGCCTGTCTTTCTGTGGAACATCCTCGTCAGCTGCCTCCATGACGTCCAGCTCAGCGTCGTCCTCGGTTTCTGAGGCCTTCTCACCTGCTGTGACTGAAGGCTCCACCGGCTCTGATGATGGGGCTGTTTCCTGCATCCTCTCCATCTCTGAGGTGTCCCCGGCTTCTTTTTCAGCAGACGGCTCCTCCTGCTGGTCCTCTGTGATCACTGCAGGCTCTTTAACAGCTTCATAAGGACAAACAGGACTGTCTGATGCTTCCTTTTCCACTTCAACAACTGCAACTTTGGATTCTTCAGATTTGATTTGGctcttttcctcctccaccAGCGTACAGTCTGCGTCCTCCGTGATCAATGTGTTTTCTAATTTAGAGTCGTTTAAAGAATCGTCCTCTTCGGTTGGTTCTTCAACGTTTTCTTTAACCGCGGTTATGTCTCTGACTGATCGTCTGGAGGTCGGAGCTCCGCGGCTGCTGTTCCCTGAACCCGTCCGGCTGCTGCAGGGCGTCCCTCGGCCTCGGGTCGGGCTGCCCACCGGGGAATGCACGTCCGTCACCTCAGAGTCCGAATCCACAGCTTTAAGACCTGCGGCTTTGCTTCGTCTCCGTGTGGCGACGCTATAAGTGGGTCCAGATTCAAACCCGTCAGACTGGGGCTCGCTGCCGTCTTCTGCTGCCTTCCCTCTCGCCGATCTGGTCCGTCGGCCCGTCGGTGCAGAAGACTGAGAGCTGTCCGACGGCTCGTCTAGATGCATGGGGATAGGACGAGGTGGCCTCCTGGATCTCGTAGATCTGCGGGTTGTCGATTTAGAAACTTCAGCTCCTGAGACGCTTGAAGTGCAGCTTTCAGCGTCGGACAGCTCAGAGTCCTCAGTCTGCTGCTTCGTAGTTGATCTGGTGGTTTTCCTCTGACTTCTGGTGACTCTCTGGGACTCCTCGGCTTTAACATCACCTTTCTCAGCATCAGAACTTTCAGGAACCGTCTTCCTCCTCGTGCTCCGGCGGCTGCTCTGGGGATGTTTTGAGGCAGATACAGCAGAACTGCACGACTCCACCTCAGACACCTCCTCATCTTGTTGTTGTGCCACTCGAggcttcctcctcctgctccggGTGCTTCTGGTCGCCGGTGGTTCGCTGTTGGACGCCGTGGAGCAGCAGGACTCCATGTCTGACACGTCCGTTTCGTGAGTGGAGTCCACCGGAGTGGACGGCTGCTCTGGGCTGTGGAGTCTGGACGCTCTCGTGCATCTTCTTCTCGGGCTGTTGAGGACGTTTCCTTCTTCGTTCTTCTCCAGCTGGCTGCAGGCCTCCACAGGTTGATGCCGGGTCGGACTCTCTGCTAGTTTAACAGCTCTCCTGGTTCTCCGTCCGGACGGGGTGGCCTGTGGAGAGGAAAGAGATTCAGGAGGTTTGTTGTCATGTGCACAGAAAGcatgaaagttttattttgctgatcCTCCTTGATGAAAGAACGATGAACAAAACTGGTTAGAAATGAAGTTAACTTGttgctttcagctgtttgttggatttttttcctcaagatttattaaaaacctgcagcCACAGAAAGTTAAGAAATTCTGGAGGGAGGTGATCAGCCGGATAGGATCCATTTTGTCTGTAAATATTAAACTAGACTCTAAGATGATACTGCTGTTTTTAGAtccaccagatctcaatctgaGATCCAAACAATATAAATGTAGTGATTTGTCAATATTGCAGGCAAAGCGATTAATAGCTTTTAagtgaaagaaaactgccgcACCTCCAGTTGGTGCTTGGACAAAGAACATGGCACAATGAAAGTCAATGGAAGGAATAAGatatattttaaaagacaaactgGAAGTCTATGAGGATATTTGGAAACCACTTGGTGACTTCATGAGGAGCGATGACATAAAAGAGTGGAAAACCCAAGAAAATGACACTCAAAGCCCAAAGCAATGCCAAATACTAGAACCAAGCCATGTTTACTATTCATAATATTTGTCTACTGATAAActtatttgtcattattattttatttctttaaatgttttaattgtattcttattattttgcatttttattctgtACTCAGGACAATGACGTGCACTATATTTATATTGTCTTCCAATGAAACAATgcctaagagagagagagaaaaatactTTTCTCTGTAGGAATgctgaaattaattaaaaaaacatcgaaaaaaaaatacctgcagCCACAAACAGCTGCAAGATTCCTATGAGTGTCTCCAAAGTGACAAAGTTGTGCATATTTAGGTAAAACAACAGCACTGGTAGCTGTAATAGATGTTTAAAGTTGTAAATCGCTCCCAACATGGACACAGATGTGTTTATCCTCTgtagttaaatcatttgttttttagcaTTAGGCCTCAGATTGAGTCCTGAACTTCATCACagcatatgtatatatatgtatatatatgtatatatatatatatatatatatatatatatatatatatatatatatatatatatatatatatatatatatatatatatatatatgtcatgatatttttattttacggTTTATAAACTTAGATTAccatcaaacacagacagaaataatcTAAATAAACATGGCTGTTGATAAATGTCAGTCTTTTGATTATTAGTAAGTTTTTACTGGATTAAACAACCTCACATGTATAACAAATGCTGGAATGTGGTGAATATGATATGAAGCAAAGAGGAACATTAATGGGACAGTGACGTccatctgaatgacagaatatgTCCCTTTAATCAATTAACAAAGCAGCAGTGTTACATAGCTCACACACCAGGTCTGAAAAGGACTATAGTTGATGCAAATCAGATATTTAgtgattttaaaataagaaactaAAGTATATCAGGATGAGGTTTCTAAACTCTCTGACAGCACAGAATTAAACCGTCTTCtacagagcaaaaacagaacagaatagcTGGAACTGAGTCCtaacttttgctttttgttcagCGACTCGGtttcctgctgcagtctgagCATTTATTACagccttcctctcctcctccctgaaGATTAAAGCTGCGATTTCAGCGCTGTGGTCGAGATGTTCGGAGGTCAGCGAGAAAACCACGACTCGTTTCACAGAAATTCACCAGTTACCAAAAAACAGCAGTTCAATTTGAAAATTTGAGGAAAATTTGAATGAAATATGGAGGGAAAGTTAACTGAAATTGCTCATTTTTTTACTCCTGCTACTGTTAAATATGCatgttatgttgttgtttgtttgtttgtaaatgagcaaaaataacgGATTAATCCCTAAAAATCCAAGCTAATAAAAGCAACTAGGTAAATAATTTGCACATCCtttactgcaaaaactctaaatcctaccaagtctatttgtcttatttttagtcaaaatgtctcattccactcgatttaagataaattcacttaacaagagacatttcagcagatggagggacttgttttaagacaatgcatcttaaatatcttgttaagtcaaacaatcttgaaatgatcttgttttgagttgaattttacaagacaactcaaaataagtttcaccctcgtgttgtcctgcgggtcaaattaacccgttttaaagtttgaaaatgtggggaaaaaaatatattttcacagtgaaacttctgatgtccacattttcaacatttttgaaagaaagaagaagaaattagaagttttactaatatatatggaatcactttagacatttttaggattttttggaagatttttactcattttttgaaaacatttacaagaattttgttgccaaatttgggggatttttttttttttttttttttttaaataaaatttttaggggaaacttttaaggaattattggaattttcttcctgaaggttttgcaaactttcggaaatttggggattttttttgctggtttttggattttttcagacaaggaaaatattttttggtgcccataaatgaagacaacaggagggttaatacatctcaaattaggaggttacatgaaagcaaaaatctatttttcagtgaaaaactactattttttaacgtctgacttattttaagacacctaagcttgacaatcctggtaaaatagagcttaaaataagttttcccagctaattttaagatctcattattctaaatatcatatcttatttcaagaaatcttaccaagccatttttcacttgttctactggcagattttttcacttatttcaaggtaaaagttccttgaagtaagttttttttcttgttttgagaggagcattttttctaGTGCTGCACTTTGTAAAAACTCCTGGTACTTTTAGAATTCCTTGGATTTTCCAAACTTGTTCCTTATTAGttactaaatatttttgttgttctttagaAAACTTTCTACATGTTTGCTGTCAAAAACCCAACATCCAATTCTTTGTACGTGAAAATCTACTTGAAAATCAAACTGATTGTGATTCAAAACATCAGAAGTGTTCCTCTTTCAATCACGTCTGTCCTCGTTCACAGCTTGAAGAAAAATGTGGCGGTTTTTATGGCTTTTGTTTGCTCTTCGTGGTCtaaatattttagtgttttgtttttctgtgttttaaaaactgatCTGACAACCTGCTCCACTGTTTGGCCTTGTTTATagcattttatacagtttaattttgctgctttttctctgGATTGTTTTAAATCGCGCTgcttaaataaagtttaatgtaAACAGCTGGATAAACAACATCCAGCTGTGCCACTgtgacatttgtgtgttttttcctctctaaCTTCTCGACACGTTTACAAACTCCACGTGAGTTCCGATCGGGTCCATTGATCAGCCACGTGCACGCTTCACTCGAAGCGGATCGAACCTCCACGTAACCTGTGACGTGTCCAGGTGTGAGCAGAAGCTTCTCCTCCGGACTCACCTGGACCTCGGCTGCCGGCTCCGGCTCGCTTTTAGCCGGAGAGCTCACTCGGACTCCTCTCCTGGTCGCCACCATCTTCCACGCTGCGTCTCCCCTCGCTCCGTTCACTTCCGGTCTGACGGCGAGACGCGACCAATCCATGAAGAGAAACGAGGCAGAAGCAGCTGATCGCagaactgctgctttttttttttttttttttttttttttttaaatctttatttaagaaaacaacGCAGTACAATGTGAAGACAATCGCCAGGGGGCTACAAACATTCAGGGGCAGCACCTCAGaacacaaatatattaaaaagagTCTTAATGGCTTTCATATTAGTGGAATGTCTAATAGTTTTAATATATTGTTTGACTTCAtcatcaaagacagaaagaagtggTTTCTGATTAGTGTATCAACATTTGTGGATATGCCATTTGGCTAAATATATAATAagattaataatataaaattgttgggttttttggtAGATGGATAGTCAGTGAAACCAAACAATATATGTTCAAAGTATAAGGAAGAATCTGATTCAATACAAGTAGA encodes the following:
- the dnttip2 gene encoding deoxynucleotidyltransferase terminal-interacting protein 2; amino-acid sequence: MDWSRLAVRPEVNGARGDAAWKMVATRRGVRVSSPAKSEPEPAAEVQATPSGRRTRRAVKLAESPTRHQPVEACSQLEKNEEGNVLNSPRRRCTRASRLHSPEQPSTPVDSTHETDVSDMESCCSTASNSEPPATRSTRSRRRKPRVAQQQDEEVSEVESCSSAVSASKHPQSSRRSTRRKTVPESSDAEKGDVKAEESQRVTRSQRKTTRSTTKQQTEDSELSDAESCTSSVSGAEVSKSTTRRSTRSRRPPRPIPMHLDEPSDSSQSSAPTGRRTRSARGKAAEDGSEPQSDGFESGPTYSVATRRRSKAAGLKAVDSDSEVTDVHSPVGSPTRGRGTPCSSRTGSGNSSRGAPTSRRSVRDITAVKENVEEPTEEDDSLNDSKLENTLITEDADCTLVEEEKSQIKSEESKVAVVEVEKEASDSPVCPYEAVKEPAVITEDQQEEPSAEKEAGDTSEMERMQETAPSSEPVEPSVTAGEKASETEDDAELDVMEAADEDVPQKDRLLDAAEETQPGEEEKIEVSTLETDTQQVVESIQVTWSQQQKVTVDPEPEQEPKDVVVQNKQVISLLDSSEEEEDDEDEEREVSEEEEEVESRGETSNKSEAAAASVEGLFMIDTRPGQDADEHYYKDEEEEATTSKRDEQEEEDEEFVDEEGDDDDDDEDAQILFSSRDSRLKELSSRIDPGIRVKQLGGLYISFDGSKSKPVSSSLQKLKEKKIQDEVMKRSVIGPDFEKKDAVPPYTESKQKAKLKRRAEREKTTGDSWFNMKAPELTQELKGDLQVLKMRGSMDPKRFYKKNDRDGFPKYFQVGTVVDNPVDFYHSRIPKKERKRTMVEELMADAEFRHNNKKRYQHILAEKAAQGAGKRNRKKSKFHKK